A genomic segment from Bradyrhizobium diazoefficiens USDA 110 encodes:
- a CDS encoding Rieske (2Fe-2S) protein, with amino-acid sequence MDDEAVHSDEPAWIPVCDLSRLKAETIVRVAGRDMLVIWNEGDVVACDRACPHEQADLGLGQVTAGRLQCPRHAASFDLRDGAITAGWPSPPLRLYPVKVTGEQIWVEEPERRSGR; translated from the coding sequence GTGGATGACGAGGCTGTCCATTCGGACGAGCCGGCGTGGATTCCGGTCTGTGACCTCAGCCGGCTGAAGGCAGAGACGATCGTCCGCGTTGCCGGGCGCGATATGCTTGTGATCTGGAACGAGGGCGATGTCGTCGCGTGCGACCGTGCCTGCCCCCACGAACAGGCCGATCTTGGTCTTGGACAGGTGACAGCGGGCCGGCTGCAGTGCCCGCGCCATGCCGCATCATTCGATTTGCGCGACGGGGCGATTACAGCGGGCTGGCCAAGTCCGCCATTGCGGCTCTATCCGGTCAAGGTCACGGGAGAGCAAATCTGGGTTGAAGAGCCTGAGCGGCGATCGGGGCGATGA
- a CDS encoding ABC transporter ATP-binding protein: protein MLEIRDMVCGYGGVTALRGISLDVKAGQLVALIGANGAGKSTTLRAISGLVPPRAGQMRFEGIDITGARPPRVLASGIAHCPEGRRVFPHMSVEENLDMGAYLRRGSGEIAADRDRIYTEFPRLAERRRQAAGTLSGGEQQMLAIGRALMSRPRLIMFDEPSLGLAPNIVERTFAIIRGIRDAGTTVLLVEQNAFAALEMCDHAYLLENGRIVLSGAGTELIENEHVRKAYLGG, encoded by the coding sequence GTGCTTGAGATCCGCGACATGGTGTGCGGCTATGGCGGCGTCACCGCGCTGCGCGGCATTTCGCTCGACGTGAAGGCCGGGCAACTGGTGGCGCTGATCGGGGCCAACGGCGCCGGCAAGAGCACGACGCTGCGCGCGATTTCCGGACTTGTGCCGCCGCGCGCGGGCCAGATGCGGTTCGAGGGCATCGACATCACCGGGGCGAGGCCCCCGCGCGTGCTGGCGAGCGGGATCGCGCATTGTCCGGAAGGGCGGCGCGTGTTTCCGCACATGAGCGTCGAGGAAAATCTCGACATGGGGGCTTACCTCCGTCGCGGTTCAGGCGAGATCGCAGCCGATCGCGATCGCATCTATACGGAATTTCCGCGGCTCGCCGAGCGGCGCCGGCAGGCGGCGGGCACGCTGTCCGGTGGCGAGCAGCAGATGCTCGCGATCGGGCGTGCGCTGATGTCGCGGCCGCGGCTGATCATGTTCGACGAGCCTTCGCTCGGCCTTGCCCCCAACATCGTCGAGCGCACCTTTGCGATCATCCGCGGCATTCGCGATGCCGGCACCACGGTACTGCTGGTCGAGCAGAACGCGTTCGCCGCGCTCGAGATGTGCGACCACGCCTATCTGCTCGAGAACGGCCGCATCGTGTTGTCCGGCGCCGGCACGGAGCTGATCGAGAACGAGCATGTGCGGAAGGCCTATCTCGGTGGATGA
- a CDS encoding alpha/beta hydrolase, with product MVNNTSSTHRPFDPRSKWAELSQAERSAAYDNNAAVKNSPALIAERNEASSRLRGTLKSHLDLRYGERANNKLDLYPAAKPDAPCLVFVHGGYWQRNSRELFAMLVEGVAAHGWSVAIPGYSLAPEVSLTDIVAEIPRALDWLAAHGASYGIGGPVVLSGWSAGAHLVAMALDHPRVHAGLAISGVYDLAPIRDTGLNSALKLTDEEIAKLSPLRLPVTQKRLDIAYGSNELPALVLDSINLHEKRAAAQAPGKLIPVAGADHFTILEALRRPDGVLVEAARRLLD from the coding sequence ATGGTCAACAACACAAGCTCGACACATCGGCCGTTCGATCCCCGCAGCAAATGGGCCGAACTGTCCCAGGCGGAACGCAGCGCCGCCTATGACAACAATGCGGCGGTCAAGAACAGCCCTGCCCTGATCGCGGAGCGTAACGAAGCTTCCAGCCGGCTGCGCGGTACGCTGAAGTCCCATCTCGATTTGCGTTACGGCGAGCGGGCGAATAACAAGCTCGATCTCTACCCCGCCGCAAAGCCCGATGCGCCCTGCCTGGTGTTCGTGCATGGCGGCTATTGGCAGCGCAATTCGCGCGAGCTGTTCGCCATGCTGGTCGAAGGCGTTGCCGCACATGGCTGGTCAGTTGCGATTCCCGGCTATTCGCTGGCGCCCGAGGTGTCCCTCACCGACATCGTCGCCGAAATCCCGCGCGCGCTCGACTGGCTCGCCGCGCATGGCGCATCCTATGGCATCGGCGGGCCGGTCGTGCTGTCGGGCTGGTCCGCCGGCGCCCATCTCGTGGCGATGGCGCTGGACCATCCGCGTGTCCATGCGGGGCTTGCGATATCAGGCGTCTACGATCTGGCGCCGATCCGCGATACCGGCCTCAACAGCGCGCTGAAGCTGACGGACGAAGAAATCGCCAAGCTCTCGCCGCTTCGCCTGCCCGTGACACAGAAGCGGCTCGACATCGCCTATGGCAGCAACGAACTCCCCGCCCTGGTGCTGGATTCAATCAACCTTCATGAGAAGCGTGCGGCCGCGCAGGCGCCCGGCAAGCTCATTCCGGTCGCAGGCGCCGACCATTTCACCATCCTCGAGGCGCTGCGTCGGCCGGACGGCGTTCTGGTGGAGGCTGCACGCCGGTTGCTGGACTAA
- a CDS encoding glucosamine inositolphosphorylceramide transferase family protein, which produces MIIEFRCEREHARRWMHRETLSVDGRDVPVQIAWTATAESRPAGLDALFALERMVLHKGKPGGADGLKIIPKRTQARTGTADVIVDFTGGARDRDCSASLYLRPLFNGTAGENAALAAILAGDMPVIDIVNEIDGAVLDRGHPSGETAAGLSGALETVMARTLTMVAAILSGRPRILPQLSRPAGAMNRRGPVGYVVRGLVVSIAKEIYRLCCYAPHWHIGWRFNDGAGVWQTGDLSGPRWNVLGDPGNHFYADPFPVTWRGRTFVFFEDLDHRVGKGIISAIEFGDTGPVRDVMPVLEEPWHLSYPFLIEDDGELWMIPESSINGDVALYKCVRFPDQWERHATLLSGLELADATITRHNGLNYLFGAWRDGAGGYSDSLAIYYADHLLGPWLPHASNPVLIDRASTRPAGNFVTINERLWRPVQNCADGYGAALALAEVIELSPTTFKQIVRHSLKPGPAWPGRKLHTLNRCGRLEVIDGSRVQPKTSAFARQFPSPALPPRTRPSTAS; this is translated from the coding sequence ATGATCATCGAGTTTCGCTGTGAACGTGAGCATGCGCGGCGGTGGATGCACCGCGAGACGCTGTCGGTCGACGGGCGGGACGTTCCGGTCCAGATCGCCTGGACGGCGACGGCGGAGTCACGGCCTGCGGGTCTCGACGCGCTGTTCGCGCTCGAACGCATGGTGTTGCACAAGGGCAAACCCGGCGGTGCCGACGGGCTGAAGATCATTCCCAAGCGGACGCAGGCTCGCACCGGCACGGCCGACGTGATCGTCGATTTCACAGGCGGCGCGCGCGATCGGGACTGCTCGGCTTCGCTGTATCTGCGCCCGCTGTTCAACGGAACTGCAGGAGAAAACGCCGCGCTCGCCGCCATTCTTGCCGGCGACATGCCGGTGATCGACATCGTCAACGAGATCGACGGCGCCGTCCTCGATCGCGGCCACCCGTCGGGAGAAACTGCAGCCGGCCTGAGCGGCGCGCTCGAAACGGTCATGGCGCGAACCCTGACCATGGTGGCGGCAATCCTGTCGGGACGGCCGCGCATTCTGCCACAACTGTCGCGTCCCGCCGGCGCCATGAACCGACGTGGACCTGTCGGCTACGTCGTGCGCGGCCTCGTCGTCTCAATCGCCAAGGAAATCTATCGCCTCTGCTGCTACGCCCCGCATTGGCATATCGGATGGCGCTTCAATGACGGCGCAGGCGTCTGGCAGACCGGAGATCTATCCGGGCCTCGCTGGAACGTTCTGGGAGATCCCGGAAACCACTTCTACGCCGATCCCTTTCCCGTCACCTGGCGCGGACGAACGTTCGTCTTTTTTGAAGATCTCGATCACCGGGTCGGCAAGGGAATCATTTCGGCGATCGAGTTCGGTGACACCGGGCCAGTCCGCGACGTCATGCCTGTGCTGGAAGAGCCCTGGCACCTGTCCTATCCGTTCCTGATCGAGGACGACGGCGAGTTGTGGATGATCCCGGAGAGCTCGATCAACGGGGACGTCGCCCTCTACAAATGCGTTCGGTTTCCGGACCAATGGGAGCGGCATGCGACGCTGCTTTCGGGCCTGGAGCTCGCCGACGCGACGATCACGCGGCACAACGGCCTGAACTACCTGTTTGGCGCCTGGCGCGACGGAGCCGGCGGCTATTCGGATTCGCTTGCGATCTACTACGCCGACCACCTGCTCGGCCCCTGGCTGCCTCATGCCAGCAACCCGGTCCTGATCGATCGCGCGAGTACGCGACCGGCCGGGAATTTCGTCACCATCAACGAAAGACTGTGGCGCCCGGTCCAGAATTGTGCCGACGGATACGGCGCGGCGCTCGCCCTGGCGGAGGTCATCGAACTGTCGCCCACGACATTCAAGCAGATCGTCCGCCACTCCCTGAAGCCGGGACCCGCATGGCCCGGCCGAAAGCTGCACACCCTGAACCGCTGCGGCCGGCTGGAGGTGATCGACGGATCGCGTGTTCAGCCGAAGACCAGCGCCTTTGCGCGTCAATTTCCGTCGCCGGCTTTGCCGCCCCGGACCCGTCCCTCCACCGCCAGTTGA
- a CDS encoding ABC transporter ATP-binding protein: MTARSVAMTIEQVAVRFGGLVAISDMSFTVGEGEIVSLIGPNGAGKTTAFNVMTGFLTPSAGRVTYQGTTLTGLKPHQIADLGLIRTFQRTSVFPNDTVYDNLLIGLHRQGRVRLLDAILGLPGARASERRLRQRASELIEWVGLERRAHDAAGSLSYGEQRLVGVALALAAEPSMLLLDEPVSGMNASETHRFVELIRDIRGRGITILLVEHDMPMVMTVSDRIVVLNYGRIIAEGTPDVIRNDPAVIEAYLGHGAARA; encoded by the coding sequence ATGACGGCACGCAGCGTTGCCATGACGATCGAGCAGGTCGCGGTCCGTTTCGGCGGGCTCGTCGCGATCTCCGACATGAGTTTCACCGTGGGCGAGGGCGAGATCGTCAGCCTGATCGGACCGAACGGCGCCGGCAAGACCACGGCCTTCAACGTCATGACCGGTTTCCTGACGCCGAGCGCAGGCCGTGTCACCTATCAGGGCACGACGCTTACCGGGTTGAAGCCGCATCAGATCGCGGACCTCGGTCTGATCCGGACCTTCCAGCGCACCAGCGTGTTTCCCAATGACACCGTGTACGACAATCTCCTGATCGGCCTGCATCGTCAGGGCCGGGTCCGGCTGCTCGACGCCATCCTCGGGCTGCCGGGCGCGCGCGCCTCGGAGCGCAGGCTGCGGCAGCGGGCAAGCGAGCTGATCGAATGGGTCGGTCTCGAACGCCGTGCCCACGATGCGGCCGGCTCGCTCTCCTACGGCGAGCAGCGCCTGGTCGGCGTTGCGCTGGCGCTCGCGGCGGAACCCTCGATGCTGCTGCTCGACGAACCCGTCTCGGGCATGAATGCCTCGGAAACCCACCGGTTCGTCGAGCTCATTCGCGACATCCGCGGTCGCGGCATCACGATCCTTCTGGTCGAGCACGACATGCCGATGGTGATGACCGTCTCGGACCGCATCGTGGTGCTCAACTACGGCCGCATCATCGCCGAGGGGACGCCGGACGTGATCCGCAACGATCCCGCCGTGATCGAGGCCTATCTCGGACATGGAGCGGCGCGTGCTTGA
- a CDS encoding branched-chain amino acid ABC transporter permease: MRIALTILAVAALASVPLWLRDPYLLNALITTGIFVIGAMSLNLLLGFTGQLSLGHIAFFGIGAYVSALTSLGFDIGLPGDLRLVHTPWPPIVGFVLAILIAGLCGYFVGLLSFRVRGAYFVIVTISFAEVVRLVALNWVELTQGPLALTNIPSIALPLPGLSELTLRTKMQNYYLVLVVALIAYLLIARLVHSHFGRAMRGLMENETLAVSVGIDVTKTLTLAAVISAAIAGAAGSLYAHYIRIIDPEVFAFINTVTMVIMVISGGKGSLAGPVVGGLIFGLLPVALRPIMAPEAQWIAYGGVLIAILFVLPRGIVPSLAQRFRRRRSGTTALAPVALAETAVKERA; this comes from the coding sequence ATGAGAATAGCCCTCACCATTCTCGCCGTCGCGGCCCTTGCCTCGGTGCCGCTCTGGCTGCGCGATCCCTATCTCCTCAACGCGCTGATCACGACCGGAATCTTCGTCATCGGCGCGATGAGCCTCAATCTCCTGCTCGGCTTCACCGGGCAGCTCAGCCTCGGCCACATCGCCTTCTTCGGCATCGGCGCCTATGTCAGCGCGCTGACATCGCTCGGTTTCGACATCGGGCTGCCCGGAGACCTGCGCCTTGTTCACACGCCGTGGCCGCCCATTGTGGGCTTCGTGCTCGCGATCCTCATCGCCGGGCTGTGCGGTTATTTCGTCGGGCTGCTCTCGTTCCGCGTTCGCGGCGCCTATTTCGTCATTGTCACGATCTCCTTCGCCGAAGTCGTGCGGCTCGTCGCGCTGAACTGGGTCGAGTTGACGCAAGGCCCTCTGGCGCTGACCAACATTCCCTCCATCGCGCTGCCGTTGCCCGGCCTCAGTGAGCTGACGCTGCGCACCAAGATGCAGAACTACTATCTCGTGCTGGTCGTGGCTCTCATCGCCTATCTCCTGATCGCGCGTCTCGTTCATTCCCATTTCGGCCGCGCGATGCGCGGATTGATGGAGAATGAGACGCTCGCGGTCTCCGTCGGTATCGACGTGACCAAGACGCTGACGCTGGCGGCGGTGATTTCCGCCGCGATCGCTGGCGCCGCCGGCAGCCTCTATGCGCACTATATCCGGATCATCGATCCGGAAGTGTTTGCCTTCATCAACACCGTCACCATGGTGATCATGGTCATCAGTGGCGGCAAGGGCTCGCTGGCGGGGCCCGTCGTCGGCGGCCTGATCTTCGGGCTGCTGCCAGTCGCGCTGCGTCCGATCATGGCGCCGGAGGCGCAATGGATCGCCTATGGCGGCGTGCTGATCGCCATCCTGTTCGTGCTGCCGCGCGGCATCGTGCCCTCGCTCGCGCAGCGATTTCGCAGGAGACGGAGCGGCACGACGGCGCTGGCGCCGGTGGCCCTCGCCGAGACAGCGGTCAAGGAGCGGGCGTGA
- a CDS encoding glycosyltransferase family 4 protein: MLHYQPGAELGEAPKLPSTAAALASRGSGRPKPHVLLVQTQAENAGAQEISRLLGAGLTARGYRVTNLFFFRKSDSFDEPPDTLYCASRRPGHPLALLQMLWTLGRHIRTTRPDAVLTFQHFGNVIGAGVSRLVCRAPVIANQVSSALSMSWPIRTADIVMGSLGFFDRITLNSLDMQREYSRYPAAYRSRMVHVPHGFDDKALTLPKEAARQKFNLPPDRILLGCAARLHPHKRLDAAIRLLPDQPSWHLALAGQGADEVRLRQLADDLKVSDRLHLLGEITPRQMADFLACLDVFVFPTQAETFGLAAVEAANAGVPSVVTDLPVLREVLSFEGKPTALFVDASDHAKLSAAVSKLLTDQTLRDELRQNAKGLRLRYSVDSMVEEYVRILGQVI, translated from the coding sequence GTGCTGCATTACCAGCCAGGCGCAGAACTGGGCGAGGCACCGAAGCTGCCGTCGACCGCGGCAGCACTCGCAAGTCGGGGCAGCGGCCGACCGAAGCCGCACGTGCTTCTCGTCCAGACGCAAGCCGAGAATGCGGGCGCCCAGGAGATTTCCAGGCTACTCGGCGCCGGCCTGACCGCGCGCGGCTATCGGGTCACCAATCTGTTCTTCTTCCGCAAATCGGATTCATTCGACGAGCCGCCCGATACGCTCTACTGCGCATCGCGCCGGCCGGGACATCCACTGGCCCTGCTGCAAATGCTGTGGACGCTCGGCCGTCATATCAGGACCACCAGGCCCGACGCCGTTCTGACCTTTCAGCATTTCGGCAACGTCATCGGCGCGGGCGTGTCTCGCCTCGTCTGCCGCGCGCCCGTCATCGCCAATCAGGTGTCGTCCGCACTGTCGATGAGCTGGCCGATCCGCACGGCCGACATCGTCATGGGCAGCCTCGGCTTCTTCGACCGCATCACGCTGAACTCGCTGGACATGCAGCGCGAATATTCGCGCTACCCTGCGGCCTACCGGTCGCGCATGGTGCATGTCCCGCACGGCTTCGACGACAAGGCCCTCACCCTGCCGAAGGAAGCTGCGCGACAGAAGTTCAATCTTCCGCCGGACCGCATATTGCTTGGCTGCGCAGCCAGGCTGCACCCGCACAAGCGGCTCGATGCAGCGATACGCCTGCTGCCGGATCAACCGTCCTGGCATCTCGCACTGGCCGGCCAGGGTGCCGACGAGGTTCGGCTAAGGCAGCTGGCGGATGATTTGAAAGTCTCGGACAGACTGCATCTGCTCGGGGAAATCACCCCGCGCCAGATGGCCGACTTTCTCGCCTGCCTGGACGTGTTCGTATTTCCGACACAAGCCGAGACTTTCGGCCTTGCCGCGGTCGAAGCCGCAAACGCCGGCGTTCCCTCCGTCGTCACCGATCTTCCCGTCCTGCGCGAGGTGCTGTCCTTCGAAGGCAAACCGACAGCACTGTTCGTGGATGCCTCCGATCATGCGAAGCTGTCGGCCGCCGTCTCGAAGCTCCTGACCGACCAAACCCTGCGCGACGAACTGCGACAAAACGCCAAAGGCCTGAGGTTGCGGTATTCGGTGGACTCCATGGTTGAGGAATACGTTCGAATTCTCGGCCAAGTCATTTGA